In the genome of Streptomyces collinus, one region contains:
- a CDS encoding DMT family transporter: MGYLLLGGAIAAEVGATTAMKYSDGFSRLGPSLLTLVGYVLSFGLLAQTLKTVSVGTAYAIWAGVGTAAIATIGIVFMGEGMTVAKAAGIALIIVGVVVLNLGGAH, encoded by the coding sequence ATGGGTTATCTGCTGCTGGGCGGGGCCATAGCCGCCGAAGTGGGCGCGACCACCGCCATGAAGTACAGCGACGGGTTCAGCAGGCTCGGGCCGTCGCTGCTCACGCTCGTCGGCTACGTCCTCTCCTTCGGGCTGCTCGCGCAGACCCTGAAGACCGTGTCGGTCGGCACGGCCTACGCGATCTGGGCCGGGGTCGGCACCGCCGCCATCGCCACCATCGGGATCGTCTTCATGGGTGAGGGCATGACCGTCGCCAAGGCCGCCGGGATCGCGCTGATCATCGTCGGGGTCGTGGTGCTGAACCTGGGAGGTGCGCACTGA
- a CDS encoding DUF3618 domain-containing protein yields MTKPTGGAKGPDELRRQIEQTRSELGNTVEELAGKADVKGRALARAADLRDKAGAVTVQLRSSAAQAGQAVQDRAAHAGPGPVRTVVQAGMRHPRPVLMAGAAAGVVAVGVLRWRHVHGHH; encoded by the coding sequence ATGACGAAGCCGACGGGTGGGGCCAAGGGGCCCGACGAGCTGCGGCGGCAGATCGAGCAGACGCGGAGCGAACTCGGGAACACGGTGGAGGAGTTGGCCGGGAAGGCCGATGTGAAGGGGCGTGCGCTGGCCCGGGCCGCCGATCTCCGGGACAAGGCCGGAGCGGTGACGGTGCAGTTGCGCAGCAGTGCGGCACAGGCGGGGCAGGCCGTCCAGGACCGGGCGGCGCACGCGGGGCCCGGTCCGGTACGGACGGTCGTGCAGGCCGGGATGCGCCATCCGCGGCCGGTGCTCATGGCCGGGGCGGCCGCGGGCGTGGTGGCCGTCGGCGTGCTGCGGTGGAGGCACGTGCACGGGCATCACTGA
- a CDS encoding phage holin family protein — protein MTGTMDHRVVHDEHHSVGELVNQAAEQASRLVRQEVALAKEELAEKGRRAGRGGGLLGAAGAVAYAGFLALAGTGAAALSLVLPVWAAALIVTGVLFVIAAVLAAVGRGQLRRAAPPTPEEAIGSVKADVEEIKGRAHR, from the coding sequence GTGACCGGAACCATGGATCATCGGGTCGTGCACGACGAGCACCACTCCGTGGGCGAGCTCGTCAATCAGGCCGCCGAGCAGGCCTCCCGGCTCGTGCGGCAGGAAGTGGCGCTCGCGAAGGAAGAGCTGGCCGAGAAGGGGCGGCGGGCGGGGCGGGGCGGCGGGCTGCTCGGGGCGGCGGGAGCCGTCGCGTACGCCGGGTTCCTCGCGCTGGCCGGTACGGGTGCCGCCGCGCTCTCGCTGGTGCTGCCCGTGTGGGCCGCCGCGCTGATCGTGACGGGGGTGCTGTTCGTGATCGCGGCCGTGCTGGCGGCCGTCGGGCGGGGGCAGCTGCGACGGGCCGCGCCCCCCACGCCTGAGGAGGCCATCGGCAGCGTCAAGGCGGACGTCGAGGAGATCAAGGGAAGGGCGCATCGATGA
- a CDS encoding TetR/AcrR family transcriptional regulator, with product MPRRHDPERRQRIIDAAIRVVGSKGIAGLSHRSVAAEADVPLGSTTYHFRTLDELMVAALRQTNEGFAKMVASCGGLEDPRTDLAAELAGWIGEWLSGDRTGVELEYELYLAALRRPALRPVAAEWAEGVADLLSPRTDPVTARALVAVVDGICLQVLLTGVPYDEGYAREVLARVLAGAAG from the coding sequence ATGCCCCGGCGCCACGACCCCGAGCGGCGGCAGCGGATCATCGACGCGGCGATCCGGGTCGTCGGCTCCAAGGGCATCGCCGGACTGAGCCACCGCAGCGTCGCCGCCGAGGCGGACGTGCCGCTCGGCTCCACGACGTACCACTTCCGGACCCTCGACGAGCTGATGGTCGCCGCGCTGCGGCAGACCAACGAGGGTTTCGCCAAGATGGTCGCCTCGTGCGGCGGTCTGGAGGACCCCCGGACCGATCTGGCCGCCGAACTCGCCGGATGGATCGGGGAGTGGCTCTCCGGTGACCGTACGGGTGTGGAGCTGGAGTACGAGCTGTACCTGGCCGCCCTGCGCCGGCCCGCCCTGCGACCCGTCGCCGCGGAGTGGGCCGAGGGGGTAGCCGACTTGCTGTCCCCGCGTACGGATCCCGTCACCGCACGGGCGCTGGTGGCGGTCGTCGACGGCATCTGCCTGCAGGTGCTGCTGACGGGCGTGCCGTACGACGAGGGGTACGCACGGGAGGTGCTGGCGCGGGTGCTCGCGGGGGCGGCTGGGTGA
- a CDS encoding AbfB domain-containing protein gives MSEQKSRPPQDRPWESGWAPDTTRAPGTRRLWLAGALALATITACVTAVTVMDQESGEQENRAAEPTTLSSSAPGGLISFATPSEGGAEKAGADRPGPSPTPTSSAPTTSPSPKPTKKAPKPPKTSPSPTKSPKPPSSHGISIRSVNFSDRYWRVRDGYVRLDRIGSGPEQREDATFQRVAGLSDSSCYSFTTADGRYLRHRSFVLVANSNDGSSLFRQDATFCPRVWPRSGTLTLESVNYPGRFLRHRNFQLRLDPFENSHQYYGDASFQIVSGLD, from the coding sequence ATGTCAGAACAGAAGTCCCGGCCGCCGCAGGACCGCCCCTGGGAGAGCGGCTGGGCCCCGGACACCACCCGGGCACCGGGCACGCGACGGCTCTGGCTGGCGGGCGCGCTGGCCCTGGCCACGATCACCGCGTGCGTCACGGCCGTCACCGTGATGGACCAGGAGTCCGGCGAGCAGGAGAACCGGGCGGCGGAGCCGACCACCCTCAGCAGCTCGGCCCCGGGCGGCCTGATCTCCTTCGCGACCCCGTCCGAGGGCGGCGCCGAGAAGGCCGGCGCGGACCGCCCCGGCCCGTCCCCCACCCCCACCAGCAGCGCTCCCACCACCTCCCCGAGTCCGAAGCCCACAAAGAAGGCCCCGAAGCCGCCGAAGACGTCCCCTTCCCCGACGAAGAGCCCGAAGCCCCCGTCCTCCCACGGCATATCCATACGCTCGGTCAACTTCTCCGACCGCTACTGGCGGGTGCGCGACGGCTATGTGCGCCTCGACCGGATCGGATCGGGCCCCGAGCAGCGCGAGGACGCCACCTTCCAGCGCGTCGCCGGCCTCTCCGACTCCTCCTGCTACTCCTTCACCACCGCGGACGGCCGCTACCTCCGCCACCGCAGCTTCGTCCTGGTCGCGAACAGCAACGACGGATCGTCCCTCTTCCGCCAGGACGCCACGTTCTGCCCCCGCGTCTGGCCCCGCTCGGGAACGCTCACTCTGGAGTCGGTCAACTACCCGGGCCGCTTCCTGCGCCACCGCAACTTCCAGCTCCGCCTGGACCCCTTCGAGAACAGTCACCAGTACTACGGGGACGCGTCGTTCCAGATCGTGTCCGGGCTGGACTGA
- a CDS encoding alkaline phosphatase PhoX, producing the protein MSLTRRDFARTSAITGAGVALAGSVGALATAPNALASYDTDSAGDEAADARHGVGYGPLVPDPKGILALPAGFTYRIITYSGRTKLESGEFTPSNHDGTATFDGPRGTTLLVNNHELKGPRANWTYPVPLIEGLVYDPAAAGGCTVVEIRPDGRVAEWVGIAGTSTNCAGGSTPWGTWLTCEENSDKAGVNGMTKDHGYVFEVDPCDRRANRAPKPLKFFGRYDHEAVVIDPRRGHAYLTEDASGPNGLFFRWTPPKGFEYGPGKFRKLADDAGVLQAPKCFDSGGTFVDDLSRATKTGTVYGVDWVDVPDRDARTTPVRKQFTDGEVTRARKLEGMWWGDGGAYIVSSYARAESPVQHDGQVWFYDPKRRTLTLKVLLGVNPDPSKDGAFDGPDNITVSPYGGIVLAEDGEGVSHLFGATESGRTYPIARNDLNVGTEEEPEYSEFAGVTFSPDGKTLYANIQDPGILLAITGPWKRQKRS; encoded by the coding sequence ATGTCGCTCACCCGCAGGGACTTCGCCAGAACCTCCGCGATCACCGGTGCCGGTGTCGCGCTGGCGGGCAGTGTCGGCGCCCTCGCCACCGCGCCGAACGCCCTCGCGTCCTACGACACCGACAGCGCGGGCGACGAGGCGGCGGACGCCCGGCACGGAGTCGGCTACGGCCCGCTGGTCCCCGACCCCAAGGGCATCCTCGCCCTGCCCGCCGGCTTCACGTACAGGATCATCACCTACAGCGGCAGGACGAAGCTGGAGTCCGGTGAGTTCACGCCGTCCAACCACGACGGCACCGCCACCTTCGACGGCCCCCGCGGCACCACCCTGCTCGTCAACAACCACGAGCTGAAGGGCCCGCGCGCCAACTGGACGTACCCGGTACCCCTCATCGAGGGCCTCGTCTACGACCCGGCCGCGGCCGGCGGCTGCACGGTCGTGGAGATACGCCCCGACGGACGGGTCGCGGAGTGGGTGGGCATCGCCGGCACCTCCACCAACTGCGCCGGCGGCAGCACGCCCTGGGGCACCTGGCTGACCTGCGAGGAGAACTCCGACAAGGCCGGCGTCAACGGCATGACCAAGGACCACGGCTACGTCTTCGAGGTCGACCCCTGCGACCGGCGCGCCAACCGCGCCCCCAAGCCGCTGAAGTTCTTCGGCCGCTACGACCACGAGGCCGTCGTCATCGACCCCCGGCGCGGCCACGCCTACCTCACCGAGGACGCCTCCGGCCCCAACGGCCTCTTCTTCCGCTGGACCCCGCCCAAGGGCTTCGAGTACGGCCCCGGGAAGTTCCGCAAGCTCGCCGACGACGCCGGTGTCCTCCAGGCCCCCAAGTGCTTCGACTCCGGCGGCACGTTCGTCGACGACCTGTCCCGTGCCACGAAGACCGGCACCGTCTACGGCGTCGACTGGGTGGACGTCCCCGACCGCGACGCCCGCACCACCCCCGTGCGCAAGCAGTTCACCGACGGCGAGGTCACCCGCGCCCGCAAGCTGGAGGGCATGTGGTGGGGCGACGGCGGCGCCTACATCGTCTCCTCCTACGCCCGTGCCGAGAGCCCCGTCCAGCACGACGGCCAGGTCTGGTTCTACGACCCCAAGCGGCGCACGCTGACCCTCAAGGTCCTGCTCGGTGTGAACCCCGACCCGTCGAAGGACGGCGCGTTCGACGGCCCCGACAACATCACCGTCTCCCCGTACGGCGGCATCGTGCTGGCCGAGGACGGCGAGGGCGTCTCGCACCTCTTCGGCGCCACCGAGAGCGGCCGTACGTACCCGATCGCCCGGAACGACCTGAACGTCGGCACCGAAGAGGAGCCGGAGTACAGCGAGTTCGCCGGGGTCACCTTCTCGCCCGACGGCAAGACCCTCTACGCCAACATCCAGGACCCGGGCATCCTGCTCGCCATCACCGGTCCCTGGAAGCGGCAGAAGCGGTCATAA
- the dapA gene encoding 4-hydroxy-tetrahydrodipicolinate synthase, whose translation MTTPFGRTLCAMITPFTASGTLDLDGAQLLAAHLVGHGCDGLVLSGTTGESPTTTDAEKSALIAAVREAVGGRARIVAGIGTPDTRHTTELAREAEKAGADGLLVVSPYYSRPPQDAIEAHFREVADATGLPLMVYDVPARTGTRIAPETILRLADHPGIVAVKDCSNDFLAAQKVLARTDLAYYAGCDEHNLALYAVGGSGYVSTVANVVPERLRAVLDAFDAGDTARAARLQQRATPLIEAVMSADLPGTVTVKALLNALALPAGPVRAPLRAADPATADTLLSLHADLSEA comes from the coding sequence ATGACCACACCCTTCGGCCGCACCCTCTGCGCGATGATCACCCCGTTCACCGCCTCCGGAACCCTCGACCTCGACGGCGCCCAGCTCCTCGCCGCCCACCTGGTCGGCCACGGCTGCGACGGCCTCGTCCTGTCCGGCACGACGGGCGAGTCCCCCACCACCACGGACGCCGAGAAGTCGGCCCTCATCGCAGCCGTCCGCGAGGCCGTGGGCGGCCGGGCACGGATCGTCGCGGGCATCGGCACCCCCGACACCCGCCACACCACCGAACTGGCCCGAGAGGCGGAAAAGGCGGGCGCGGACGGCCTGTTGGTGGTGTCGCCGTACTACAGCCGCCCCCCGCAGGACGCGATCGAGGCCCACTTCCGTGAGGTCGCGGACGCCACCGGGCTCCCCCTCATGGTCTACGACGTCCCGGCCCGCACCGGCACGCGCATCGCCCCGGAGACGATTCTGCGTCTCGCCGACCACCCCGGCATCGTCGCGGTCAAGGACTGCTCGAACGACTTCCTGGCTGCCCAGAAGGTGCTGGCCCGCACGGACCTGGCGTACTACGCGGGCTGCGACGAGCACAACCTCGCGCTGTACGCCGTAGGCGGCTCCGGCTACGTCAGCACGGTCGCCAACGTGGTCCCGGAGCGGCTGCGAGCCGTCCTGGACGCGTTCGACGCGGGCGACACCGCCCGGGCGGCCCGCCTCCAGCAGCGGGCCACCCCGCTGATCGAGGCGGTCATGTCGGCGGACCTGCCGGGCACCGTCACGGTCAAGGCGCTCCTGAACGCCCTGGCCCTCCCCGCAGGCCCGGTCCGCGCGCCGCTCCGGGCCGCCGACCCGGCCACGGCCGACACCCTGCTGTCGCTCCACGCGGACCTCTCCGAGGCCTGA
- a CDS encoding endonuclease/exonuclease/phosphatase family protein translates to MPSKSSARLAALTVAAACSAASTIVLTSPAHAESVRIHDIQGSTRISPYAGKQVTDVAGIVTGIRTYGSSRGFWIQDPNADADPATSEGVFVFTSSAPKGVAVGDAVTVSGTVTEYVPGGATSGNQSVTEITKPTTTVVSSGNTLPAATAITSRSVPAAYAPAGDTAAGGSVNALPLKPSKYALDHYEALEGMSVRVTDTRVVGATDPYTELWVTVKPHENRNRHGGTVYGAYDDQNSGRLQIQSLGATADFPKANVGDTLTGSTAGPLDYNQFGGYTLVASELGTLKSAGLERETTRKQRSSELAVATYNVENLDPSDGTFAAHAAAIVNNLKSPDIVSLEEIQDNNGAKNDGTVAADQTLTKLVDAIVAAGGPKYDWRAIDPADGSDGGEPGGNIRQAFLFNPERVSFADRAGGDATTATDVTKIRGKAHLTLSPGRIAPADEAWKNSRKPLAGEFVFRGRSVFVIANHFNSKGGDQGLTAQYQPPSRSSETQRHQQATLVNAFVKDILDTQKNADVITLGDINDFEFSQTTKLLEGRGELWSAIKSLPRSERYSYVYQGNSQVLDQILISPSIRRDCDFEYDSVHVNAEFHDQISDHDPQILRFRP, encoded by the coding sequence TTGCCGAGCAAGTCGTCCGCGCGTCTCGCCGCGCTCACCGTCGCCGCCGCGTGCTCCGCGGCATCCACGATCGTCCTCACCAGCCCCGCGCACGCGGAGTCGGTGCGCATCCACGACATCCAGGGCAGCACCCGGATATCCCCTTACGCAGGCAAGCAGGTCACGGACGTGGCCGGAATCGTCACCGGCATCCGGACCTACGGCTCGTCCCGCGGCTTCTGGATCCAAGACCCGAACGCGGACGCCGACCCGGCGACCAGCGAGGGCGTCTTCGTCTTCACCAGCTCCGCGCCGAAGGGGGTCGCCGTAGGTGACGCCGTCACGGTCAGCGGCACCGTCACGGAGTACGTCCCCGGCGGAGCGACCTCCGGCAACCAGTCGGTGACGGAGATCACCAAGCCGACGACCACGGTCGTCTCCAGCGGCAACACGCTTCCCGCCGCCACGGCGATCACCTCCCGCTCGGTCCCCGCCGCCTACGCACCCGCCGGCGACACCGCCGCGGGCGGCTCGGTCAACGCGCTCCCCCTGAAGCCCTCGAAGTACGCCCTGGACCACTACGAGGCGCTGGAGGGCATGTCCGTCCGGGTCACCGACACCCGCGTCGTCGGCGCCACCGACCCGTACACCGAGCTGTGGGTGACGGTGAAGCCGCACGAGAACCGCAACCGCCACGGCGGCACGGTCTACGGCGCCTACGACGACCAGAACTCGGGCCGCCTCCAGATCCAGTCCCTCGGCGCGACGGCGGACTTCCCGAAGGCGAATGTGGGCGACACCCTCACGGGCAGCACCGCGGGCCCCCTGGACTACAACCAGTTCGGCGGCTACACCCTGGTCGCGAGCGAACTGGGCACGCTGAAGAGCGCGGGCCTGGAGCGGGAGACGACCCGGAAGCAGCGCTCCTCCGAACTGGCGGTCGCCACCTACAACGTCGAGAACCTCGACCCGTCCGACGGCACGTTCGCCGCCCACGCCGCGGCGATCGTGAACAACCTGAAGTCGCCTGACATCGTGTCCCTGGAGGAGATCCAGGACAACAACGGCGCGAAGAACGACGGCACGGTCGCCGCCGACCAGACGCTGACCAAGCTGGTCGACGCGATCGTCGCGGCCGGCGGCCCGAAGTACGACTGGCGCGCGATCGACCCGGCCGACGGCAGCGACGGCGGCGAGCCGGGCGGCAACATCCGCCAGGCGTTCCTGTTCAACCCGGAGCGGGTCTCCTTCGCGGACCGTGCGGGCGGCGACGCCACGACGGCCACCGACGTGACGAAGATCCGCGGCAAGGCGCACCTGACACTCAGCCCGGGCCGTATCGCCCCCGCCGACGAGGCCTGGAAGAACAGCCGCAAGCCGCTGGCCGGCGAGTTCGTCTTCCGTGGCCGCTCGGTGTTCGTGATCGCCAACCACTTCAACTCCAAGGGCGGCGACCAGGGTCTGACCGCCCAGTACCAGCCGCCGTCGCGCAGCTCCGAGACGCAGCGCCACCAGCAGGCCACCCTGGTGAACGCCTTCGTCAAGGACATCCTCGACACCCAGAAGAACGCGGACGTCATCACGCTGGGCGACATCAACGACTTCGAGTTCTCGCAGACCACGAAGCTCCTGGAGGGCCGCGGCGAGCTGTGGTCGGCGATCAAGTCGCTCCCGCGCAGCGAGCGTTACTCGTACGTCTACCAGGGCAACAGCCAGGTCCTCGACCAGATCCTGATCAGCCCGTCGATCCGCCGCGACTGCGACTTCGAGTACGACAGCGTGCACGTCAACGCGGAGTTCCACGACCAGATCAGCGACCACGACCCGCAGATCCTGCGGTTCCGCCCGTAA
- a CDS encoding TROVE domain-containing protein, which produces MARFNSKAARARPVSRVTSTGRVLRTYEGGRGRERDARSELFLLSVSNFVSQQTFYETGADRDDRFQRLVRELAVSDPEWTAGLLGWLRGAGNLRTASVVGAAEYVKARLDAGAADGPSNRQVVASVLQRPDEPGELLAYWTAMYGRNVPKPVKRGIADAVRRLYHGKALLKYDTASKGYRFGDILNLVHAAPDPDKPWQGELFRYALDRRHHPDTAVPPASDHVLSAHRELMALPVEDRRAVVTAEGGAERLAAAGMTWEALAGWLQGPMDKAAWEAVIPSMGAMALVRNLRNFDEAGVSDEVAERVAARISDPAEVARSRQFPFRYLAAYQHAPSLRWSYALERALGHSLANVPALPGRTLVLVDRSGSMFWSRLSDRSELTRADAAAIFGTALALRAQSADLVEFGSTSDRVTFRRGESVLKILDRFGDLGGTDTTEAVRRHYKKHDRVLIVTDEQYTHHHRGDPTEQVPAGVPVYTWNLAGYRAGHGPSGTGDRHTFGGLSDAAFRMVPLIEASRDADWPWVA; this is translated from the coding sequence ATGGCGCGATTCAATTCCAAGGCAGCCCGCGCACGTCCCGTCTCGCGCGTGACGTCCACCGGGCGTGTGCTGCGCACCTACGAGGGCGGCCGGGGCCGTGAGCGGGACGCCCGCTCCGAACTTTTCCTGCTCTCCGTCTCCAACTTCGTCTCCCAGCAGACCTTCTACGAGACCGGCGCCGACCGCGACGACCGGTTCCAGCGGCTCGTGCGCGAACTCGCCGTCAGCGACCCGGAGTGGACGGCCGGCCTGCTCGGCTGGCTGCGCGGCGCGGGCAACCTGCGCACGGCCTCCGTCGTCGGCGCCGCGGAGTACGTCAAGGCCCGGCTGGATGCGGGCGCGGCCGACGGCCCGTCCAACCGGCAGGTCGTCGCCTCCGTCCTGCAGCGACCCGACGAGCCCGGCGAACTGCTCGCGTACTGGACCGCGATGTACGGGCGGAACGTCCCGAAGCCGGTCAAGCGCGGCATCGCCGACGCCGTGCGCCGCCTGTACCACGGCAAGGCGCTGCTGAAGTACGACACCGCCTCCAAGGGCTACCGCTTCGGCGACATCCTCAACCTCGTGCACGCGGCCCCGGACCCGGACAAGCCGTGGCAGGGCGAGCTGTTCCGGTACGCCCTCGACCGCCGGCACCACCCGGACACCGCCGTGCCGCCCGCGTCCGACCACGTCCTCAGCGCGCACCGCGAGCTGATGGCGCTGCCCGTGGAGGACCGGCGTGCGGTCGTGACCGCCGAGGGCGGTGCCGAGCGGCTGGCCGCGGCCGGGATGACGTGGGAGGCGCTGGCGGGCTGGCTCCAGGGCCCGATGGACAAGGCGGCCTGGGAGGCCGTGATCCCCTCCATGGGGGCCATGGCGCTCGTGCGCAACCTGCGGAACTTCGACGAGGCCGGGGTCTCGGACGAGGTGGCCGAGCGGGTCGCCGCGCGGATCAGCGACCCGGCCGAAGTCGCCCGTTCGCGGCAGTTCCCCTTCCGGTACCTCGCCGCGTACCAGCACGCGCCGTCGCTGCGCTGGTCGTACGCCCTGGAGCGGGCGCTCGGCCACTCGCTGGCCAACGTGCCGGCGCTGCCCGGCCGGACGTTGGTGCTCGTGGACCGCTCGGGGTCGATGTTCTGGTCGCGGCTGTCCGACCGCTCGGAACTGACCCGTGCCGACGCGGCGGCGATCTTCGGCACGGCGCTCGCGCTGCGGGCGCAGAGCGCGGACCTGGTCGAGTTCGGCTCGACGAGCGACCGCGTGACTTTCCGCCGGGGCGAGTCGGTGCTGAAGATCCTCGACCGCTTCGGCGACCTGGGGGGCACCGACACCACGGAGGCGGTGCGCCGGCACTACAAGAAGCACGACCGGGTGCTGATCGTCACCGACGAGCAGTACACGCACCACCACCGGGGCGACCCGACCGAGCAGGTCCCGGCCGGCGTGCCGGTCTACACCTGGAACCTCGCCGGATACCGGGCGGGCCACGGCCCGTCGGGCACGGGTGACCGGCACACGTTCGGAGGGCTCTCGGACGCCGCTTTCCGGATGGTTCCGCTGATCGAGGCCTCCCGGGACGCCGACTGGCCCTGGGTGGCCTGA
- a CDS encoding antibiotic biosynthesis monooxygenase codes for MSRRTEQHPDPTDPRIGAPFFSTWRLGTPERQRQAVEAIGRTWEGRPWPTAELLGYHVYAGQDGSTLMHYSQWSSGQAFDAFVKVHRQERVDEIDTAVPGIERVELTRYRRYRSRERAVGDTRVPGLVVTVRVDFEAGAEGRREEWADLVLKAVEDDPEGHVGLLSAHFHMSADGGHVLNYAEWESAEAYDRALAAPQTDAWERVRTYPGMSGATGSRYVHALGLHPG; via the coding sequence ATGAGCCGTCGGACCGAACAGCACCCCGACCCCACCGACCCCCGGATCGGTGCTCCCTTCTTCAGCACCTGGCGCCTGGGAACCCCCGAGCGGCAGCGGCAGGCCGTGGAGGCGATCGGGCGGACGTGGGAGGGGCGGCCCTGGCCGACCGCCGAACTGCTGGGCTACCACGTGTACGCCGGGCAGGACGGATCCACGCTGATGCACTACTCGCAGTGGAGCAGCGGGCAGGCCTTCGACGCGTTCGTGAAGGTCCACCGGCAGGAGCGCGTCGACGAGATCGACACCGCCGTGCCGGGGATCGAGCGGGTCGAACTCACGCGCTACCGGCGGTACCGCAGCCGGGAGCGGGCCGTGGGGGACACGCGGGTCCCCGGGCTCGTCGTCACCGTGCGGGTCGATTTCGAGGCGGGAGCCGAGGGGCGCCGCGAGGAGTGGGCCGACCTGGTGCTGAAGGCCGTCGAGGACGACCCTGAGGGGCATGTGGGGTTGCTGTCCGCTCACTTCCACATGAGCGCGGACGGCGGGCACGTGCTGAACTACGCCGAGTGGGAGAGCGCCGAGGCGTACGACCGGGCGCTGGCCGCACCGCAGACCGACGCGTGGGAGCGGGTGCGGACGTACCCGGGGATGTCGGGGGCCACCGGCAGCCGGTACGTGCACGCTCTGGGGCTGCACCCCGGGTGA
- a CDS encoding metal-sulfur cluster assembly factor produces the protein MSETVEMKPASEEEVREALYDVVDPELGIDVVNLGLIYGIHIDDANIATLDMTLTSAACPLTDVIEDQAKSATDGLVSELRINWVWMPPWGPDKITDDGREQLRALGFNV, from the coding sequence ATGAGCGAGACCGTTGAGATGAAGCCGGCCTCGGAGGAAGAGGTCCGTGAGGCGCTGTACGACGTGGTCGACCCCGAGCTGGGCATCGACGTCGTCAACCTCGGCCTGATCTACGGCATCCACATCGACGACGCGAACATCGCGACGCTCGACATGACCCTGACGTCGGCGGCCTGCCCGCTGACGGACGTCATCGAGGACCAGGCGAAGTCCGCCACGGACGGTCTCGTGAGCGAGCTGCGCATCAACTGGGTCTGGATGCCGCCGTGGGGCCCCGACAAGATCACGGACGACGGGCGCGAGCAGCTTCGGGCTCTCGGCTTCAACGTCTGA
- the dapD gene encoding 2,3,4,5-tetrahydropyridine-2,6-dicarboxylate N-succinyltransferase, whose protein sequence is MTDTTAPRTTGAVAAGLATIAADGTVLDTWFPAPELADQPGPSGTERLSAERAAELLGGGATAAIGPDARRGVEVVAVRTVIASLDEKPIDAHDAYLRLHLLSHRLVKPHGQSLDGIFGFLANVAWTSLGPVAVDDLEKVRLNARAEGLHLQVTSVDKFPRMTDYVAPKGVRIADADRVRLGAHLAEGTTVMHEGFVNFNAGTLGTSMVEGRISAGVVIGDGSDIGGGASTMGTLSGGGNVIISVGERCLIGAEAGVGIALGDECVVEAGLYVTAGTRVTMPDGQIIKARELSGASNILFRRNSVSGTVEARPNNAVWGGLNEILHSHN, encoded by the coding sequence ATGACCGACACGACTGCTCCTCGCACCACCGGCGCCGTGGCCGCCGGCCTCGCCACGATCGCCGCCGACGGCACCGTTCTCGACACCTGGTTCCCCGCGCCCGAGCTGGCCGACCAGCCCGGCCCGTCCGGCACCGAGCGGCTGTCCGCCGAGCGTGCCGCGGAGCTGCTCGGCGGTGGCGCGACCGCGGCGATCGGCCCGGACGCCCGCCGGGGCGTCGAGGTGGTCGCGGTCCGCACGGTCATCGCCTCGCTCGACGAGAAGCCGATCGACGCGCACGACGCCTACCTGCGCCTGCACCTGCTCTCCCACCGCCTGGTCAAGCCGCACGGCCAGAGCCTGGACGGCATCTTCGGCTTCCTCGCCAACGTCGCCTGGACCTCGCTCGGCCCGGTCGCCGTCGACGACCTGGAGAAGGTGCGGCTCAACGCCCGCGCCGAGGGCCTGCACCTCCAGGTGACCTCCGTGGACAAGTTCCCGCGCATGACGGACTACGTGGCTCCCAAGGGCGTCCGGATCGCCGACGCCGACCGGGTCCGCCTCGGCGCCCACCTCGCCGAGGGCACCACCGTCATGCACGAGGGCTTCGTCAACTTCAACGCCGGCACGCTCGGCACCTCGATGGTCGAGGGCCGCATCTCCGCCGGTGTCGTGATCGGCGACGGCTCGGACATCGGCGGCGGCGCCTCCACGATGGGCACCCTCTCCGGCGGCGGCAACGTCATCATCTCCGTCGGCGAGCGCTGCCTGATCGGCGCCGAGGCGGGCGTCGGCATCGCCCTGGGCGACGAGTGCGTCGTCGAGGCCGGCCTCTACGTCACCGCCGGCACCCGTGTCACCATGCCCGACGGGCAGATCATCAAGGCACGCGAGCTGTCCGGCGCCTCCAACATCCTCTTCCGCCGCAACTCGGTCAGCGGCACGGTCGAGGCCCGGCCGAACAACGCGGTGTGGGGCGGGCTGAACGAGATCCTCCACAGCCACAACTGA